Proteins from a single region of Limosilactobacillus fermentum:
- the hisA gene encoding 1-(5-phosphoribosyl)-5-[(5-phosphoribosylamino)methylideneamino]imidazole-4-carboxamide isomerase yields the protein MINPAIDLQGGQSVRLKQGDFDQATLIENTPLAQVERFQAAGIDRLHLVDLDGARLGHPANQAVVKAIRDSFTGMIELGGGIRTAQAVADYLKLGIDRVILGSVAVKDPQLTRRVLNDWGSARIVIGVDGKDGMVAMEGWLSQSTVPMATLIGRLVEAGAVNFIVTDVAQDGMMAGPNLNLLGDLQAQFPTANIIASGGIRNLADIDALKRVGVKEAVVGRAMFEGTLTLEEIKEANANAD from the coding sequence ATGATTAACCCAGCCATTGACCTGCAGGGCGGCCAAAGCGTCCGTTTGAAGCAGGGCGATTTTGACCAAGCGACCCTAATTGAAAACACCCCCCTGGCCCAGGTAGAACGCTTTCAGGCGGCGGGGATCGACCGCCTCCACTTAGTCGACCTGGATGGCGCCCGACTCGGCCACCCGGCTAACCAGGCGGTGGTCAAAGCAATCCGCGACTCCTTTACCGGCATGATCGAGCTGGGCGGCGGGATCCGGACCGCCCAGGCGGTCGCCGACTACTTAAAGCTGGGGATTGACCGGGTCATCTTGGGCTCGGTGGCCGTCAAGGACCCCCAGCTGACCCGCCGGGTGTTAAATGACTGGGGTAGCGCCCGGATTGTGATCGGCGTCGACGGCAAGGATGGGATGGTGGCCATGGAAGGCTGGCTCAGCCAGTCGACGGTGCCAATGGCAACCTTAATTGGCCGGCTGGTGGAAGCGGGCGCCGTTAATTTCATCGTTACCGACGTCGCCCAGGACGGGATGATGGCAGGTCCCAACTTGAACCTGCTCGGCGACTTGCAGGCCCAGTTCCCAACCGCCAACATCATTGCCTCCGGCGGGATCCGCAACCTAGCAGACATTGACGCCCTCAAGCGAGTCGGCGTCAAAGAAGCGGTCGTCGGCCGGGCAATGTTTGAGGGGACGCTGACGCTCGAGGAGATTAAGGAGGCCAACGCCAATGCTGACTAA
- the hisE gene encoding phosphoribosyl-ATP diphosphatase, with translation MQDLESLYQMVAARKANPKEGSYTDYLFTKGLDKILKKVGEETTEVIVAAKNEGTAELQYETADLLYHLMVLLVEQGLTYDDIKEELGKREGLMSDFKDRPEIKDL, from the coding sequence ATGCAAGATTTAGAAAGCTTATACCAAATGGTCGCCGCCAGAAAGGCCAACCCCAAGGAGGGGTCGTACACCGATTACCTCTTCACTAAGGGGTTAGACAAGATTTTAAAGAAGGTCGGCGAGGAAACCACCGAGGTGATTGTGGCCGCCAAAAACGAAGGCACCGCCGAGCTCCAGTATGAAACGGCCGACCTCTTGTACCACCTGATGGTCCTGCTCGTTGAACAGGGGCTGACCTACGATGACATCAAAGAGGAGCTAGGCAAGCGCGAGGGCTTGATGAGCGACTTTAAGGACCGCCCGGAGATTAAGGACTTATAA
- the hisI gene encoding phosphoribosyl-AMP cyclohydrolase: protein MEPDFTKGLLTTVVVDATTKDVLMVAWMNEASYRLTKQTGETWFWSRSRQELWHKGATSGNTQVVKEMWLDCDQDTLLVKVDPAGPACHTGARSCFFNQVQGKED from the coding sequence GTGGAACCAGACTTTACAAAGGGGCTCTTAACGACGGTGGTGGTGGACGCAACCACTAAGGACGTGTTAATGGTCGCCTGGATGAACGAAGCGAGCTACCGGCTGACCAAGCAAACTGGGGAGACCTGGTTTTGGTCACGCTCACGCCAGGAACTCTGGCACAAAGGGGCGACTTCTGGCAACACCCAGGTCGTCAAGGAAATGTGGTTGGACTGCGACCAAGATACCCTCTTGGTCAAAGTGGACCCGGCCGGCCCGGCTTGCCACACCGGGGCACGGTCTTGTTTTTTCAACCAGGTGCAGGGAAAGGAAGATTAA
- the hisF gene encoding imidazole glycerol phosphate synthase subunit HisF codes for MLTKRIIPCLDVTDGRVKKGVNFVNLVDVGDPVAIARRYQEQGADELVFLDITATNQGRQATVDMVAAVSRQVFMPLTVGGGIRSVEDMRALLLAGADKVSLNSSAVANPDLISAGARLFGNQCLVTAIDVKTDPATGQKMVYTHGGTKPTGLEALAWAKQVVSLGSGELLVTSMDKDGTQNGYDTAFYKELTAAVDVPVIASGGAGKIDDFADVFLNSGVTGALAASVFHFQQLTIAQVKEDLIKKGVPVRWNQTLQRGS; via the coding sequence ATGCTGACTAAACGAATTATCCCCTGCCTAGACGTGACCGATGGCCGGGTTAAAAAGGGGGTCAACTTTGTCAACCTGGTGGACGTTGGTGACCCGGTAGCGATTGCCCGCCGCTACCAGGAACAAGGGGCCGACGAGCTGGTCTTTTTAGACATCACCGCCACTAACCAGGGCCGTCAGGCGACCGTCGACATGGTGGCCGCCGTCTCCCGGCAGGTCTTTATGCCGCTAACGGTCGGCGGTGGGATCCGCTCAGTTGAAGACATGCGGGCCCTCCTGTTGGCCGGGGCCGATAAGGTTTCTTTAAACTCCTCGGCCGTGGCCAATCCGGACCTGATCAGTGCGGGCGCCCGCCTGTTTGGTAACCAGTGTCTCGTCACCGCCATTGACGTCAAAACCGACCCGGCGACCGGGCAAAAGATGGTTTACACCCACGGGGGAACCAAGCCCACCGGCCTCGAGGCGCTTGCCTGGGCCAAGCAGGTCGTTTCCCTGGGCTCGGGGGAGCTCCTGGTCACTTCGATGGACAAGGACGGCACCCAGAATGGTTACGACACCGCCTTTTACAAGGAACTAACGGCGGCCGTCGACGTGCCGGTGATCGCCTCCGGGGGGGCCGGGAAGATCGATGACTTTGCCGACGTCTTTTTGAACTCGGGGGTCACCGGGGCCCTGGCCGCTTCCGTCTTTCACTTTCAGCAGCTAACGATTGCCCAGGTCAAAGAGGACCTGATTAAAAAGGGGGTGCCGGTCCGGTGGAACCAGACTTTACAAAGGGGCTCTTAA
- the hisD gene encoding histidinol dehydrogenase, translating to MKIYQKNLTEMKQIVDDYTSATVDPQIVATVAEIIQTVRQEGDAALRNYGAQFDKVDVKEFAVPQTELEAAYQTLPSNLKDALATAKANITSFHQQEIENGFADLTTPGVVRGQKVTPLARVGLYVPGGTAAYPSTILMNAIPAKLAGVGKLVMVTPPQREGISQTVLAAAYLAGVDAVYQVGGAQAIAALAYGTESIPQVDKIVGPGNIFVATAKQQVFGQVAIDMVAGPSEIGIIADGNANPDEVTADLLSQAEHDRRARAMLVTDSVELAEAVSAAVDQQLKTLPRQEIAQEAIANRSFIAVMADQDEMFELMNSIAPEHLELQVQDPITAMGKVQNAGSVFLGRYASEPLGDYLAGPNHVLPTGGTARFASPLGVYDFVKRTQFLQYTEAALAGVVQEVADLARAEGLEAHARAVEARFKEGD from the coding sequence ACCGTCGACCCCCAGATTGTCGCAACGGTTGCCGAGATCATCCAAACCGTCCGCCAAGAAGGCGACGCCGCCCTCCGCAATTACGGCGCCCAGTTTGATAAGGTCGACGTTAAAGAGTTTGCGGTCCCACAAACCGAACTGGAGGCGGCCTACCAAACCCTGCCGTCAAACCTCAAGGACGCCCTGGCCACCGCTAAGGCCAACATCACTAGCTTCCACCAACAAGAAATTGAGAACGGCTTTGCCGATTTAACCACGCCCGGGGTGGTGCGGGGCCAAAAGGTGACCCCCTTAGCCCGGGTGGGCCTCTACGTGCCGGGGGGCACCGCCGCGTACCCGTCGACGATCCTGATGAACGCGATTCCCGCCAAGCTAGCGGGGGTCGGTAAGTTGGTGATGGTCACGCCGCCGCAAAGGGAGGGGATCTCCCAGACGGTGCTGGCCGCCGCCTACCTGGCCGGCGTCGACGCCGTTTACCAAGTCGGGGGTGCCCAAGCGATCGCCGCCTTAGCCTACGGGACCGAAAGCATCCCGCAAGTCGATAAGATCGTTGGCCCGGGGAACATCTTCGTCGCCACCGCTAAGCAACAGGTTTTTGGCCAGGTCGCCATCGACATGGTGGCCGGGCCGTCGGAAATCGGGATCATCGCGGACGGCAACGCCAACCCGGACGAAGTAACCGCCGACCTCTTATCGCAGGCCGAACACGACCGGCGCGCCCGGGCGATGCTAGTCACCGACAGCGTGGAACTGGCCGAGGCCGTTTCCGCCGCCGTTGACCAGCAGTTAAAAACCCTGCCGCGTCAGGAAATTGCCCAAGAAGCGATCGCCAACCGTAGCTTCATTGCCGTAATGGCGGACCAAGACGAAATGTTTGAACTGATGAATTCGATCGCCCCGGAGCACTTGGAACTCCAGGTCCAGGACCCGATCACCGCGATGGGCAAGGTGCAAAACGCCGGCTCGGTCTTCTTGGGCCGTTACGCCTCCGAGCCGCTCGGCGATTACCTAGCCGGGCCAAACCACGTCTTGCCAACCGGGGGAACCGCCCGCTTTGCCTCACCACTAGGGGTGTACGATTTCGTTAAGCGGACCCAGTTCTTGCAATACACCGAAGCCGCCCTGGCCGGGGTGGTGCAAGAAGTCGCCGACTTGGCCCGGGCCGAGGGGCTGGAGGCCCACGCCCGCGCCGTTGAAGCCCGTTTTAAGGAGGGAGATTAA